The proteins below are encoded in one region of Alistipes indistinctus YIT 12060:
- a CDS encoding ABC transporter ATP-binding protein — MNTYWRLLGFAKPIEKYAIPYFFYTLFYSLFNTFNFVMIIPILNSLFDPAKQIAQVTSMPAFALNMDYFDRLVNFLLYKIYGPDYSVMNVMLFLSIFIVSSALLSNMFRYLGQWTIENMKIHTLRRLRNAVFDNVMGLHVGYFSNERKGDIISKITSDVTVVQFCITNTLQVAFREPFLIIGYMIALVKISWELTIFSAIFLPLTALLIGSIVKRLRKSAKQAQENFGDMTSLLDEALTGVKVVKGYNATGYITGKFRKINDIYSRITRSMARRQQLASPMSEFLGISAAAVLLLYGGSLVLDGRLEAAGFIAYLAIFTQITRPVRSFTDAFSNINQGIAAGDRVLGLLDEKSRIPEATGAVRLEQFRDSIEFRDVSFSYDDSRKVIDSVSFTIRKGETVALVGPSGGGKSTLSDLIPRFYDVTSGAIFVDGIDLREYQLDSLRSHMGIVTQETILFNDTIAGNIRLGKRDATDAEVEAAARVANADGFIRETEHGYDTNVGDRGMKLSGGQRQRLSIARAVLKNPDILILDEATSALDTESEKLVQEALGSLLKGRTSLVIAHRLSTIVGADKIIVIEHGRIAEQGTHHELMERGGIYAHLIEMQQLA; from the coding sequence ATGAACACCTACTGGAGACTGCTCGGATTCGCCAAACCGATCGAAAAATACGCGATACCCTACTTCTTTTACACGCTCTTCTACTCGCTGTTCAACACGTTCAATTTCGTGATGATCATCCCGATCCTCAACTCGCTGTTCGACCCCGCGAAGCAGATCGCACAGGTCACCTCGATGCCCGCCTTCGCGCTGAACATGGACTACTTCGACCGGCTGGTCAACTTCCTGCTCTACAAAATCTACGGCCCCGACTACTCGGTGATGAACGTGATGCTCTTCCTGAGCATCTTCATCGTCTCGTCGGCCCTGCTGAGCAACATGTTCCGCTACCTGGGCCAGTGGACCATCGAAAACATGAAGATCCACACGCTGCGCCGCCTGCGCAACGCGGTGTTCGACAACGTGATGGGCCTGCACGTGGGCTACTTCAGCAACGAACGCAAGGGCGACATCATCTCGAAGATCACTTCGGACGTCACCGTCGTGCAGTTCTGCATCACCAACACGCTGCAGGTCGCCTTCCGCGAACCGTTCCTGATTATCGGCTACATGATCGCGCTGGTCAAAATCTCGTGGGAACTGACGATCTTCTCGGCGATCTTCCTGCCGCTCACGGCACTGCTCATCGGTTCGATCGTCAAACGGCTGCGCAAGTCGGCCAAACAGGCGCAGGAGAACTTCGGCGACATGACCAGCCTGCTGGACGAGGCGCTCACCGGCGTCAAAGTGGTCAAGGGCTACAACGCGACGGGGTACATTACCGGTAAATTCCGCAAAATCAACGATATTTACTCGCGCATCACGCGCTCGATGGCGCGGCGCCAGCAGCTCGCTTCGCCGATGAGCGAATTCCTCGGCATTTCGGCCGCGGCCGTGCTGCTGCTCTACGGCGGCAGCCTCGTGCTGGACGGACGGCTCGAAGCGGCCGGGTTCATCGCCTACCTCGCCATCTTCACACAGATTACGCGCCCGGTGCGCTCGTTCACCGACGCCTTCAGCAACATCAACCAGGGCATCGCCGCGGGCGACCGCGTGCTGGGACTGCTCGACGAGAAGAGCCGCATCCCCGAAGCGACGGGAGCCGTCCGGCTGGAACAGTTCCGCGACAGTATCGAGTTCCGCGACGTGTCGTTCTCGTACGACGATTCGCGCAAGGTGATCGACTCAGTCAGCTTCACGATCCGCAAGGGCGAGACCGTGGCGCTCGTAGGGCCCTCGGGCGGCGGCAAATCGACGCTTTCGGACCTGATCCCGCGCTTCTACGACGTTACCTCGGGTGCGATCTTCGTGGACGGGATCGACCTGCGCGAATACCAGCTGGACAGCCTGCGCAGCCACATGGGCATCGTCACGCAGGAGACGATCCTGTTCAACGACACGATCGCGGGCAACATCCGCCTCGGCAAGCGCGACGCGACGGACGCCGAAGTGGAAGCCGCCGCACGGGTGGCCAACGCGGACGGTTTTATCCGCGAGACCGAGCACGGCTACGACACGAACGTCGGCGACCGGGGCATGAAGCTCTCCGGCGGGCAGCGCCAGCGCCTCAGCATCGCGCGCGCGGTGCTCAAAAACCCCGACATCCTGATCCTCGACGAGGCCACTTCGGCACTCGATACCGAATCGGAAAAGCTCGTGCAGGAGGCCCTCGGTTCGCTGCTCAAGGGGCGCACGTCGCTGGTAATCGCGCACCGCCTGAGCACGATCGTGGGCGCCGACAAGATCATCGTGATCGAGCACGGCCGCATCGCCGAACAGGGTACGCACCACGAATTGATGGAGCGCGGCGGCATCTACGCACACCTGATCGAAATGCAGCAACTCGCGTAA
- the trpS gene encoding tryptophan--tRNA ligase, whose amino-acid sequence METVLSGIRSTGRLHLGNYFGALRNFVKMQHTDRCFFFIADYHSLTTHPDPKALHGNVKNVLAEYLAAGLDPEVATIYIQSDVPQVAELSLLLSMHAYIGELERTASFKDKIRKQPENVNAGLLCYPVLMAADILLHRATRVPVGKDQEQHLELTRRFARRFNQIYGTEFFPESQPYNFGEASVKIPGLDGTGKMGKSEGNGIFLSDPDEVIRKKVMKAVTDSGPTAPDSPMPEVIANLFTIMKAVSTPDTVEHFTGLWNRCEIRYGDLKKQLAEDIIKTVAPIRANIGDILADDAYLHKVASMGAERARASADRTVSQVREIMGITRF is encoded by the coding sequence ATGGAAACAGTACTAAGCGGCATCCGTTCGACCGGCCGGCTGCACCTGGGCAACTACTTCGGGGCCCTGCGCAATTTCGTCAAGATGCAGCACACCGACCGGTGTTTCTTTTTCATTGCCGACTACCACTCGCTGACCACCCATCCCGATCCCAAAGCGCTGCACGGCAACGTGAAGAACGTGCTGGCGGAGTACCTCGCCGCCGGCCTCGATCCCGAGGTGGCGACGATCTATATCCAGAGCGACGTGCCGCAGGTGGCCGAGCTGTCGCTGCTGCTGAGCATGCACGCCTACATCGGCGAGCTGGAGCGCACCGCTTCGTTCAAGGATAAAATCCGCAAACAGCCCGAAAACGTCAACGCGGGGCTGTTGTGCTACCCGGTGCTGATGGCCGCCGACATCCTGCTGCACCGCGCCACGCGCGTACCGGTGGGCAAGGACCAGGAGCAGCACCTCGAACTGACGCGCCGCTTCGCGCGCCGCTTCAACCAGATTTACGGCACCGAGTTCTTCCCCGAGAGCCAGCCTTACAACTTCGGCGAGGCGTCGGTCAAGATTCCGGGCCTCGACGGCACCGGCAAGATGGGCAAGTCCGAGGGTAACGGCATCTTCCTCTCCGATCCGGACGAGGTGATCCGCAAGAAGGTGATGAAGGCGGTGACCGACAGCGGCCCGACGGCTCCCGACAGTCCGATGCCGGAGGTGATCGCGAACCTGTTCACGATCATGAAGGCCGTTTCGACCCCCGATACCGTCGAGCACTTTACAGGGCTTTGGAACCGCTGCGAAATCCGTTACGGCGACCTGAAGAAGCAGTTGGCCGAAGATATTATCAAGACCGTGGCGCCGATCCGCGCGAACATCGGCGACATTCTCGCCGACGACGCTTACCTGCACAAGGTGGCTTCGATGGGGGCGGAGAGGGCGCGCGCGAGTGCCGACCGGACCGTTTCGCAGGTGCGCGAGATCATGGGCATTACGCGGTTTTAG